The following are encoded together in the Zingiber officinale cultivar Zhangliang chromosome 8A, Zo_v1.1, whole genome shotgun sequence genome:
- the LOC122011710 gene encoding protein POST-ILLUMINATION CHLOROPHYLL FLUORESCENCE INCREASE, chloroplastic-like isoform X2: protein MASSLSAVCFPCSISSSSSSLLNQRRHGSTSIPPVHTSSANAATLVGAYSVTYGPKQRCCRRIQAAAVVSAPVEEELKEYILPSWSEFELGIAPVFWKTMNGLPPTSGESLTLFYNPVSSKLIPNDEYGVAFNGGFNQPIMCGSEPRVMTRRNRGKADPPIFIIKIRVPKHAVNLIFSFTNGVDWDGPYKLQFQTLKMWRNRPISFFNAGLAQELSAEGACDRAIYPDPNNFVASCAIGNLYAEGGNSCKLNLVPGCMDPSSLFFNPLANVDDGSCPLDTDPDEE, encoded by the exons ATGGCTTCCTCTCTCTCCGCTGTCTGTTTTCCCTGCTCCATCTCCtcgtcttcctcttctctcttaaaTCAACGCCGTCACGGCTCTACCTCCATTCCACCGGTGCACACTTCCTCAGCCAATG CTGCTACTTTGGTTGGTGCATACTCTGTGACATACGGGCCCAAACAACGGTGTTGTAGGAGAATTCAAGCTGCAGCTGTTGTTTCAGCCCCTGTTGAGGAAGAACTTAAAGA GTACATTCTTCCTTCTTGGTCGGAGTTTGAACTAGGAATTGCCCCAGTCTTTTGGAAAACCATGAATGGCCTTCCACCAACCTCT GGAGAAAGTTTGACACTCTTCTACAATCCTGTATCAAGTAAACTCATCCCAAATGATGAATATGGGGTTGCATTTAATG GGGGATTTAATCAGCCAATTATGTGCGGAAGTGAGCCAAGAGTAATGACAAGGAGAAATAGGGGGAAGGCTGATCCACCCATTTTCATTATAAAGATACGTGTGCCTAAGCATG CTGTCAACTTAATATTCTCCTTCACCAATGGAGTTGATTGGGATGGTCCATACAAACTGCAGTTCCAAACCTTGAAGATGTGGAGGAATAGACCAATAAGCTTTTTCAATGCA GGTCTAGCACAAGAGCTCAGTGCTGAAGGTGCTTGTGACAGAGCCATTTATCCTGATCCAAATAACTTTGTTGCAAGCTGTGCAATTGGAAACCTTTACGCTGAAGGA GGAAATAGTTGCAAGCTGAACCTTGTGCCAGGGTGCATGGATCCAAGTTCGCTATTTTTTAATCCATTAGCAAATGTAGATGATGGATCTTGTCCCTTGGACACAGATCCTGATGAAGAATAA
- the LOC122011710 gene encoding protein POST-ILLUMINATION CHLOROPHYLL FLUORESCENCE INCREASE, chloroplastic-like isoform X1, which produces MDSASPCHLYSKRRGRAVLHRAIGHGFLSLRCLFSLLHLLVFLFSLKSTPSRLYLHSTGAHFLSQWYILPSWSEFELGIAPVFWKTMNGLPPTSGESLTLFYNPVSSKLIPNDEYGVAFNGGFNQPIMCGSEPRVMTRRNRGKADPPIFIIKIRVPKHAVNLIFSFTNGVDWDGPYKLQFQTLKMWRNRPISFFNAGLAQELSAEGACDRAIYPDPNNFVASCAIGNLYAEGGNSCKLNLVPGCMDPSSLFFNPLANVDDGSCPLDTDPDEE; this is translated from the exons ATGGACTCCGCTTCGCCTTGTCACCTATATAGCAAGAGAAGGGGCAGGGCAGTTCTTCATCGAGCGATCGGCCATGGCTTCCTCTCTCTCCGCTGTCTGTTTTCCCTGCTCCATCTCCtcgtcttcctcttctctcttaaaTCAACGCCGTCACGGCTCTACCTCCATTCCACCGGTGCACACTTCCTCAGCCAATG GTACATTCTTCCTTCTTGGTCGGAGTTTGAACTAGGAATTGCCCCAGTCTTTTGGAAAACCATGAATGGCCTTCCACCAACCTCT GGAGAAAGTTTGACACTCTTCTACAATCCTGTATCAAGTAAACTCATCCCAAATGATGAATATGGGGTTGCATTTAATG GGGGATTTAATCAGCCAATTATGTGCGGAAGTGAGCCAAGAGTAATGACAAGGAGAAATAGGGGGAAGGCTGATCCACCCATTTTCATTATAAAGATACGTGTGCCTAAGCATG CTGTCAACTTAATATTCTCCTTCACCAATGGAGTTGATTGGGATGGTCCATACAAACTGCAGTTCCAAACCTTGAAGATGTGGAGGAATAGACCAATAAGCTTTTTCAATGCA GGTCTAGCACAAGAGCTCAGTGCTGAAGGTGCTTGTGACAGAGCCATTTATCCTGATCCAAATAACTTTGTTGCAAGCTGTGCAATTGGAAACCTTTACGCTGAAGGA GGAAATAGTTGCAAGCTGAACCTTGTGCCAGGGTGCATGGATCCAAGTTCGCTATTTTTTAATCCATTAGCAAATGTAGATGATGGATCTTGTCCCTTGGACACAGATCCTGATGAAGAATAA